A single window of uncultured Methanobrevibacter sp. DNA harbors:
- a CDS encoding zinc-ribbon domain-containing protein translates to MVKCSNCGLEIDDNFQNCPNCGNDLSKSDVEVKKEEISTCNSCGAPLKDSDSFCPSCGSKVEIENSALKCKNCGSELSQNAVFCQVCGAKVEKIEQTSKRTCPNCGGEVDANTTFCQECGANVFTGEKNKHNAPTSHSSAGKIDFNVLVKPSIIALIVGIILSIIGLGIGFSWYSFVIAVILSAGFFAAAVGNQINAIVFGFIVGLILGLLETPLIEFLFGSFVAGLYQGFLGGHLLIIIIFGVVSAFISNAYFKESILQITDNFKGKL, encoded by the coding sequence ATGGTTAAATGTAGTAACTGTGGATTGGAGATTGATGATAATTTTCAAAACTGCCCGAATTGCGGAAATGATTTGTCAAAATCAGATGTTGAAGTTAAAAAGGAAGAAATCTCAACATGCAACAGTTGCGGGGCACCGCTAAAGGATTCGGATTCATTCTGTCCAAGTTGCGGAAGCAAAGTTGAAATTGAAAATTCGGCATTGAAATGTAAAAATTGTGGCAGTGAATTGTCTCAAAATGCTGTGTTCTGCCAGGTATGTGGGGCCAAGGTAGAAAAAATCGAACAGACCTCAAAAAGAACTTGCCCAAATTGTGGCGGGGAAGTTGACGCCAACACCACATTCTGCCAGGAATGCGGGGCAAACGTATTCACTGGTGAGAAAAACAAGCATAACGCTCCAACCTCCCATTCCTCTGCAGGCAAAATCGATTTTAATGTACTGGTCAAGCCTTCTATAATTGCATTAATAGTGGGGATTATTTTATCCATAATTGGTTTGGGAATAGGATTTTCATGGTATTCTTTTGTTATTGCAGTAATATTGAGTGCCGGATTCTTTGCGGCGGCTGTTGGCAATCAAATCAATGCAATAGTTTTTGGATTTATAGTTGGCTTAATTTTAGGCCTTTTGGAAACTCCATTGATTGAATTTCTTTTCGGTTCGTTTGTCGCCGGATTATATCAGGGATTTCTTGGAGGGCATTTGCTTATCATAATTATTTTTGGAGTAGTTAGCGCATTTATTTCAAATGCATATTTCAAGGAAAGTATTTTACA